The window TGCGGTGGTCACCCGCCGCCGCCAGCTGCTGACCATGCTGCTGTCCGAGCGCCAGCGCCTGCAACTCGCGATCCCCGTGGTGCGCCCGAGTATCGAGGCCATGATCGAGGCCATCCGCAAGCAGCTCGACGAGGTTGAAGCGCAGATGGTCGGCCACGTGCGCGAGCACTACGCCGCGCTCGACAAGCTGTTGCGCTCCGCGAGCGGCATCGGCCCCGTGGCCAGCGCCACCCTGATTGCCGAGCTGCCCGAGCTGGGCCGGCTCAACCGCCGCCAGATCGCCGCACTCGTCGGGGTGGCGCCAATGGCCAACGACTCGGGCACCAGCCGCGGCCGACGCCGCGTGCAGGGCGGGCGCTTCGAGATCCGCCGCGTCCTCTACATGGCCACGCTCACCGCCGCCACCCACAACCCCACCATCAAGGCCTTTTACCAGCGGCTCATCGCCGCCGGAAAGCTGCCCAAGGTCGCCCTGGTCGCCTGCATGCGCAAGCTCCTGACCACTCTCAACGCCATGGTCAAGACCAACACGCCTTGGGCTGCCGACTTCCATTCTGCTTGACTCCAAAGACGGTTACTCAGTCTCTGCGCTTCGCCAGCGGTTCGGCCGACTCGACCGACTCGGCACACGCGGCTCGTCCGATGCAGCGATCGTCTTCGCGACACGCACCGATAAGGTGTACGGCCCGGCCTACGATGACGCGTGGCAGTGGCTCCAATCGCAGGCCTCGCAGGATGTGATCGATTTCGGTATCGACGCCTTCGCACAGCGCGGCACTCCACCGACAGAACCTTCGCTGCCGATCCCTCCGCTCGCGCCCAGCCATCTCGATCTGCTTTCCATCACCGGCACACTTGCGCCCCAGATCGACATCGCTCCCTGGCTCCACGGCATCGAGCGCCCTTCGGCGGACGTCTCCATCGTCTGGCGTGCTGATCTCGACGCCGCCAGCCCCGAAGATTGGGGCGAAATCGTCGGCCTTGTACCGCCACTGACAGCGGAAGCCCTCGGCCTGCCGATTCATGTCGCACGCGCCTGGCTGCAAGGCGCCGACACCG is drawn from Azoarcus sp. DN11 and contains these coding sequences:
- a CDS encoding IS110 family transposase produces the protein MMSVTSVVVGIDVAKAHVDVAVMGAKFDAQQFDNDAEGHSALAAALQPQGVALVVMEATGGYEATLACALQAAGLAVAVVNPRQARHFAKSMGRLAKTDAIDARILAEFAAVLVRREDLASLIRPLADAQQQALAAVVTRRRQLLTMLLSERQRLQLAIPVVRPSIEAMIEAIRKQLDEVEAQMVGHVREHYAALDKLLRSASGIGPVASATLIAELPELGRLNRRQIAALVGVAPMANDSGTSRGRRRVQGGRFEIRRVLYMATLTAATHNPTIKAFYQRLIAAGKLPKVALVACMRKLLTTLNAMVKTNTPWAADFHSA